A single Actinomadura algeriensis DNA region contains:
- a CDS encoding HelD family protein codes for MGTRQSSVVKSTGDAADAARHEAVRAEQEHVSHLYARLDAERAKAAAALREGPGTGGGSAFQARVESAVATDEAARRLARLGGVEDGLCFGRIDHRSDGDGPGDTFYIGRIGLRDEDHEPLLIDWRATAARPFYTASPGLPGTLARRRHLHLRRREVVGLDDEVFDLDGLAEPDRRTLVGEAALLATLRRGRTGRMSDVVATIQQEQDEVIRAGLPGVLVVQGGPGTGKTVAALHRAAFLLYTHRDVLERRGVLVVGPNATFLRYIEQVLPGLGETDVVLATVGELYPGTRATASDVPDVAVVKGDPRMADLVAEAVRDRQRAPEDGLEVEADNMTLKVSAEGCARARDRARALRAPHNVQRRQFVHHMLEALALNRAEQYDQMVDEPLEQMAREGGLPEWLRELMEEAEDQPLLDEADLRLAKEALWLDRSVRSALDALWPELTPHRLLSELFADPADLARLGARAGLRPSEAALLERPAEAEWTVADVPLLDEAAEWLGVDDSADRARARAAAAARADEEKYAREVLQSSSGSSGLLNAEDVIDAAGLAGRHHDDGPSRTTAQRAKADREWAYGHVIVDEAQELSAMAWRTIMRRVPTRSLTVVGDIAQTGNAAGAASWGQMLDAYVPGRWREQRLMVNYRTPAAIMRVAAEVLAAVDPGQTPPESVRDDGAPPRAVELPVPELPALVGDELDAIGEGRLAVIVSAARHADVLAVLPDAAAGATPQALDAPVVVLTAEEAKGLEFDAVILVDPAGVVSGSPKGGQDLYVALTRATRRLTVVHAGDLPPLLSSLA; via the coding sequence ATGGGGACCCGTCAATCCAGCGTTGTCAAATCCACGGGGGACGCGGCGGACGCGGCGCGGCACGAGGCCGTCCGCGCGGAGCAGGAGCACGTCTCCCACCTGTACGCCCGGCTCGACGCGGAGCGCGCCAAGGCCGCGGCCGCGCTGCGCGAGGGGCCCGGGACCGGCGGCGGGAGCGCGTTCCAGGCCCGGGTGGAGAGCGCCGTCGCCACCGACGAGGCGGCCCGCCGGCTGGCGCGGCTCGGCGGCGTCGAGGACGGGCTGTGCTTCGGCCGGATCGACCACCGAAGCGACGGCGACGGCCCCGGCGACACGTTCTACATCGGCCGGATCGGGCTGCGCGACGAGGACCACGAGCCGCTGCTGATCGACTGGCGCGCCACCGCGGCGCGCCCGTTCTACACCGCGTCGCCCGGCCTGCCCGGGACCCTCGCGCGCCGCCGCCACCTGCACCTGCGGCGGCGCGAGGTCGTCGGGCTGGACGACGAGGTGTTCGACCTGGACGGCCTGGCGGAACCGGACCGGCGGACGCTCGTCGGGGAGGCCGCGCTGCTGGCGACGCTGCGCCGGGGCCGGACGGGCCGGATGAGCGACGTCGTCGCGACCATCCAGCAGGAGCAGGACGAGGTGATCCGGGCGGGCCTGCCGGGCGTGCTGGTGGTGCAGGGCGGCCCGGGGACCGGCAAGACCGTCGCGGCGCTGCACCGCGCCGCGTTCCTGCTGTACACGCACCGGGACGTGCTCGAACGCCGCGGCGTCCTGGTGGTCGGGCCGAACGCGACGTTCCTGCGCTACATCGAGCAGGTGCTCCCGGGCCTCGGCGAGACCGACGTCGTGCTCGCCACGGTCGGCGAGCTGTACCCGGGGACGCGCGCGACCGCGTCGGACGTGCCGGACGTCGCGGTGGTGAAGGGCGATCCGCGCATGGCGGACCTGGTGGCGGAGGCCGTCCGGGACCGGCAGCGCGCCCCGGAGGACGGCCTGGAGGTCGAGGCGGACAACATGACGCTGAAGGTCTCTGCCGAGGGCTGCGCGCGCGCCCGTGACCGTGCGCGCGCTCTGCGAGCGCCCCACAACGTGCAGCGGCGCCAGTTCGTCCACCACATGCTGGAGGCGCTGGCGCTGAACCGGGCCGAGCAGTATGACCAGATGGTCGACGAGCCGTTGGAGCAGATGGCGCGCGAGGGCGGGCTGCCGGAGTGGCTGCGGGAACTGATGGAGGAGGCCGAGGATCAGCCGCTGCTGGACGAGGCCGACCTGCGGCTCGCGAAGGAGGCGCTCTGGCTCGACCGGTCCGTCCGTTCGGCGCTCGACGCCCTGTGGCCGGAGCTGACGCCGCACCGGCTGCTGTCCGAGCTGTTCGCCGACCCCGCCGACCTCGCCCGCCTCGGCGCGCGCGCGGGCCTGCGGCCGTCCGAGGCCGCGTTGCTGGAGCGTCCGGCCGAGGCGGAGTGGACGGTCGCGGACGTCCCGCTGCTGGACGAGGCCGCCGAATGGCTCGGCGTCGACGACTCGGCCGACCGCGCCCGCGCGCGCGCAGCCGCGGCGGCACGCGCGGACGAGGAGAAGTACGCCCGCGAGGTCCTGCAGAGCAGCAGCGGCAGTTCCGGTCTGCTGAACGCCGAGGACGTGATCGACGCCGCCGGCCTCGCCGGCCGGCACCACGACGACGGCCCGTCGCGCACCACCGCCCAGCGCGCCAAGGCCGACCGCGAATGGGCGTACGGGCACGTCATCGTGGACGAGGCGCAGGAGCTGTCCGCGATGGCGTGGCGGACGATCATGCGGCGCGTCCCCACCCGTTCCCTCACGGTCGTCGGCGACATCGCGCAGACCGGCAACGCCGCCGGGGCCGCCTCGTGGGGGCAGATGCTCGACGCCTACGTCCCCGGCCGGTGGCGGGAGCAGCGGCTCATGGTCAACTACCGGACCCCGGCGGCGATCATGCGGGTCGCGGCGGAGGTCCTGGCCGCCGTCGACCCGGGCCAGACGCCGCCGGAGTCCGTCCGCGACGACGGCGCCCCGCCCCGCGCCGTCGAGCTGCCGGTGCCGGAGCTGCCCGCCCTGGTCGGGGACGAGCTGGACGCCATCGGCGAGGGCCGGCTCGCGGTGATCGTCTCGGCGGCGCGGCACGCGGACGTCCTGGCCGTCCTGCCCGATGCCGCCGCGGGGGCCACTCCGCAGGCCCTCGACGCCCCCGTCGTCGTGCTGACCGCCGAGGAGGCGAAGGGCCTGGAGTTCGACGCGGTGATCCTCGTGGACCCGGCGGGCGTCGTGTCCGGCTCCCCGAAGGGCGGCCAGGACCTGTACGTCGCGCTCACCCGCGCGACGCGCCGCCTCACGGTCGTCCACGCGGGCGACCTCCCGCCGCTGCTGTCGTCCCTCGCGTGA
- a CDS encoding protein phosphatase 2C domain-containing protein, with the protein MSSDHRDRPQPDDDWHPRIRWTPGELAETRPEGIAAVPGGEPTDPLGGEGHAMSMRESLRQGPVVPPPPADDEEPPVRFEPFEQPPSYHRPHPKGGLPRGLPRSATAVPDMVFDGADYDGLTVRAASLRGDDHRYYGEPRQDAVALWPVSLAGTDAVAVCVADGVGSQPLAHEGAALACRLFRDEVERVAASWAWDAFDELAAGITAGVADGMARYAAEARADLKTLSTTLVAAVVDAGPGDEPRRAVMLSVGDSAAYWLHAGKLAELMRDETAPGGGIVDPRTAALPGDPAAVRTVSGWLNREDVLVLCTDGLSNPMHGDEVRDRLVASWSGPEVPGIIEFGWQLAFRAKSYGDDRSAVCVWGR; encoded by the coding sequence ATGTCGTCTGACCACCGCGACCGGCCGCAGCCGGACGACGACTGGCACCCGCGAATCCGGTGGACGCCCGGGGAACTCGCCGAGACGAGGCCCGAGGGGATCGCGGCCGTCCCGGGCGGGGAGCCGACGGACCCGCTCGGCGGCGAGGGGCACGCGATGTCGATGCGGGAGAGCCTGCGGCAGGGACCCGTCGTGCCGCCCCCGCCCGCGGACGACGAGGAGCCGCCCGTGCGGTTCGAGCCGTTCGAGCAACCGCCGTCGTACCACCGCCCGCATCCGAAGGGCGGCCTCCCGCGGGGGCTGCCCCGATCGGCGACGGCCGTGCCCGACATGGTGTTCGACGGCGCGGACTACGACGGGCTGACCGTCCGGGCCGCGTCGCTGCGCGGTGACGACCACCGGTACTACGGCGAACCCCGGCAGGACGCGGTGGCGCTCTGGCCGGTGTCGCTCGCCGGGACGGACGCGGTCGCGGTGTGCGTCGCGGACGGCGTCGGCAGCCAGCCCCTCGCGCACGAGGGGGCGGCGCTCGCCTGCCGCCTGTTCCGCGACGAGGTCGAGCGGGTCGCCGCGTCCTGGGCGTGGGACGCGTTCGACGAGCTCGCCGCGGGCATCACCGCCGGGGTGGCGGACGGGATGGCCCGGTACGCGGCGGAGGCGCGGGCCGACCTGAAGACCCTGTCGACCACGCTCGTGGCCGCGGTCGTCGACGCGGGGCCCGGGGACGAGCCGCGCCGTGCGGTCATGCTGAGCGTCGGCGACAGCGCGGCCTACTGGCTGCACGCGGGGAAGCTCGCGGAGCTGATGCGGGACGAGACCGCGCCCGGCGGCGGCATCGTGGACCCCCGCACCGCCGCGCTGCCCGGCGACCCCGCGGCCGTCCGGACCGTGTCCGGCTGGCTGAACAGGGAGGACGTGCTCGTGCTGTGCACCGACGGCCTGTCGAACCCCATGCACGGCGACGAGGTGCGGGACCGCCTGGTGGCGTCCTGGAGCGGCCCGGAGGTGCCCGGGATCATCGAGTTCGGATGGCAGCTCGCGTTCCGCGCCAAGTCCTACGGCGACGACCGCTCGGCCGTCTGCGTCTGGGGACGGTAG
- a CDS encoding vWA domain-containing protein, whose protein sequence is MSQQILPFYLVCDESWSMSGEPIEAINESLKELHQEIGSNPVVADKTRFCLISFNHQAQVLLPLTDLSDLEDEMPGMAGDGGTSYGTVFTLIRDTIDKDVAALKAAGNQVLRPAVFFLTDGQPNDSSEWGTAHRRLTDPAWGPRPNILAFGFGDVDRDTIQRIATVRAFITDESMRPGPALQEFAQSLIRSIVRSGSSADADGGMSLAMPDEVPGFTTIKADVV, encoded by the coding sequence GTGAGCCAACAGATACTGCCCTTCTACCTCGTCTGCGACGAGTCGTGGTCGATGTCCGGGGAGCCCATCGAGGCGATCAACGAGTCCCTCAAGGAGCTGCACCAGGAGATCGGCAGCAATCCCGTCGTCGCGGACAAGACCCGGTTCTGCCTCATCAGCTTCAACCACCAGGCCCAGGTGCTGCTCCCGCTGACGGACCTGAGCGATCTCGAGGACGAGATGCCCGGGATGGCGGGCGACGGCGGAACCTCCTACGGCACCGTCTTCACGCTGATCCGCGACACCATAGACAAGGACGTCGCCGCGTTGAAGGCCGCCGGGAACCAGGTGCTGCGGCCCGCGGTGTTCTTCCTCACCGACGGCCAGCCCAACGACTCGTCCGAATGGGGGACGGCCCACCGCAGGCTGACCGACCCGGCGTGGGGGCCGCGGCCGAACATCCTGGCGTTCGGATTCGGCGACGTCGACCGCGACACGATCCAGCGCATCGCGACCGTCCGGGCGTTCATCACCGACGAGTCGATGCGGCCGGGGCCCGCGTTGCAGGAGTTCGCGCAGTCGCTGATCCGCTCGATCGTCCGCTCGGGATCGTCCGCCGACGCCGACGGCGGGATGAGCCTGGCGATGCCCGACGAGGTCCCCGGCTTCACCACCATCAAGGCCGATGTCGTCTGA